From Chryseobacterium joostei, the proteins below share one genomic window:
- the dnaK gene encoding molecular chaperone DnaK, with protein sequence MSKIIGIDLGTTNSCVAVMEGKDPVVIPNAEGKRTTPSIVAFTEDGERKVGDPAKRQAVTNPKKTVYSIKRFIGTHFKEDAKEISRVPYEVVSGPNDTVKVKIDDREYTPQEISAMTLQKMKKTAEDYLGQEVTRAVITVPAYFNDAQRQATKEAGEIAGLKVERIINEPTAAALAYGLDKSHKDQKIAVYDLGGGTFDISILDLGDGVFEVLATNGDTHLGGDDFDDVIINWMADEFKAEEGVELKSDAIALQRLKEAAEKAKIELSSSPQTEINLPYITATATGPKHLVKTLTKAKFEQLSADLVRRSMEPVAKALKDAGLSTSDIDEVILVGGSTRIPIIQEEVEKFFGKKPSKGVNPDEVVAIGAAIQGGVLTGDVKDVLLLDVTPLSLGIETMGSVFTKLIDANTTIPTKKSEVFSTASDNQPAVSIRVGQGERAMFNDNKEIGRFDLQDIPPAPRGVPQIEVTFDIDANGILSVSAKDKGTGKEQSIKIQASSGLSDEEIERMKKEAQENSAADAKRKEEVEIFNKADGLIFQTEKQLKEFGEKLSADKKAAIETAHAELKTAFEAKNSDDIKAKTEALDAAWMAASEELYAAGQQPGADAGAGAQNPGGNNAGAEDVQDADFEEVK encoded by the coding sequence ATGAGTAAAATAATTGGAATTGACTTAGGAACAACCAACTCTTGTGTTGCTGTAATGGAGGGTAAAGACCCTGTTGTTATTCCTAACGCAGAAGGGAAAAGAACAACTCCTTCTATCGTAGCATTTACAGAAGATGGAGAAAGAAAAGTAGGAGATCCTGCAAAAAGACAGGCTGTAACGAATCCAAAGAAAACGGTATACTCTATCAAAAGATTTATCGGAACTCACTTTAAAGAAGATGCAAAGGAAATCTCAAGAGTACCGTACGAAGTAGTAAGCGGACCAAACGATACCGTAAAAGTAAAAATCGACGACAGAGAATATACTCCACAGGAAATTTCTGCAATGACACTTCAGAAAATGAAGAAAACTGCTGAAGATTATCTTGGACAAGAAGTAACGAGAGCTGTAATCACTGTTCCTGCATACTTCAACGATGCACAAAGACAAGCTACTAAAGAAGCTGGTGAAATTGCAGGTCTTAAAGTAGAAAGAATTATCAACGAACCTACAGCTGCAGCGTTAGCTTACGGTCTTGATAAGAGCCACAAAGATCAAAAAATCGCAGTATATGACCTTGGTGGTGGTACTTTCGATATCTCTATCCTAGATTTAGGAGACGGTGTATTTGAAGTATTAGCTACAAACGGTGATACTCACTTAGGAGGTGATGACTTTGATGATGTGATCATCAACTGGATGGCTGACGAATTCAAAGCTGAAGAAGGGGTAGAATTAAAATCAGATGCTATCGCTCTTCAAAGATTGAAAGAAGCTGCTGAAAAAGCAAAAATCGAGTTATCTTCTTCTCCACAGACTGAGATTAACTTACCATATATCACAGCTACAGCTACAGGTCCTAAACACTTAGTGAAGACTTTAACTAAAGCTAAATTCGAGCAATTATCTGCTGATCTTGTAAGAAGATCTATGGAGCCGGTTGCTAAAGCTTTAAAAGATGCAGGTTTATCAACTTCTGATATCGATGAGGTAATCTTGGTAGGAGGGTCTACAAGAATCCCTATTATCCAGGAAGAAGTAGAAAAATTCTTCGGTAAAAAACCATCTAAAGGAGTTAACCCGGATGAGGTTGTAGCTATTGGTGCAGCTATTCAGGGAGGTGTATTAACAGGAGACGTAAAAGACGTATTACTTCTAGACGTTACACCACTTTCTTTAGGTATCGAAACTATGGGTTCTGTATTCACTAAATTAATTGATGCGAACACTACAATCCCAACTAAAAAATCTGAGGTATTCTCTACAGCTTCTGACAACCAGCCAGCTGTAAGCATTAGAGTAGGACAGGGAGAAAGAGCAATGTTCAACGATAATAAGGAAATCGGTAGATTCGATCTTCAGGATATTCCACCAGCACCAAGAGGAGTTCCTCAGATTGAAGTAACTTTCGATATTGATGCTAACGGTATCCTAAGTGTATCTGCTAAAGATAAAGGAACTGGTAAAGAACAGTCTATCAAAATTCAGGCTTCTTCAGGTCTTTCTGACGAGGAAATCGAAAGAATGAAGAAAGAAGCTCAGGAAAACTCTGCAGCTGATGCGAAGAGAAAAGAAGAAGTTGAAATCTTCAACAAAGCTGACGGATTGATCTTCCAAACTGAGAAGCAATTAAAAGAATTCGGTGAGAAACTTTCTGCTGACAAAAAAGCAGCAATTGAAACAGCTCACGCTGAATTGAAAACAGCTTTTGAAGCTAAAAATTCTGATGATATTAAAGCTAAAACTGAAGCATTAGATGCAGCATGGATGGCAGCTTCTGAAGAATTATATGCAGCTGGTCAACAGCCTGGTGCTGATGCAGGAGCTGGCGCTCAAAACCCTGGAGGTAACAATGCAGGAGCAGAAGACGTACAGGATGCAGACTTCGAAGAAGTAAAATAA
- a CDS encoding polymorphic toxin type 23 domain-containing protein, whose amino-acid sequence MRIKIYFLLALLSVVGLLNGQSVGQTSGELSVSPGGSANYTIPIANLPGIKNVAPSISLTYSSQAGNGVAGWGWNIGGISSITRVASTKFHDGVIDGVNYNDTDRFAFDGQRLLLKSGTYGADGAEYQTEQYSNVKIVSHGNIANGPEYFMVYYPDGKTTKYGGGSGFLGSNSYEWKINYIEDAQQNRIKFTYDSFNNYIYVKTIEYGNNSSVNPDNSPNKIQFYYKDAARTDQAYIYGARDIYSHRKLDRVEVTGNDQLFRKYQLTYDVTSLNYQRLVGVQQYNGSGEAVKPVTFEYDNTENGISNNSKTITGVSPAYDRSNWQYTSGYFDSDSSLDFMTYPNSRDQLYRFNSSQLMNSTSNVAGAVTNVEKFKEIFSTKLVLPNNKFYNLDAVSTVITSTTTPVTDEEVIKINNYIPNSANSLDLSFTNSYRFYTAMNERCNVINGSNTYYNRIPKDYLVGDFDGDGVSDILAVLRPYTVNQNYYCGPAKVSDTNRPPPGCCNQGVTINISSFYLLKLDPNNSAVQNPLMLGSNSVITGESRIYSADFEGDGVSDLYVFNPGQLYVFGTKNGAFVQKASFSHNLIKKDLPCYLADFNGDGKTDVVFPIDNANTNWFFIISSGESFMGNVRDIGTNYFKPQIQNTCYPGPSGSNICGHMLQTFYYSFTDINGDGKADLFYHDILTPHNVPDYGSAQNGAYLAYGDNYSIRDRGGVKYNMGSNTNGMPSFSGYIDGWQNNYTYGGAINKGTPIFLSNSNITNQNLDYAFFGGDKIKYVSFKKDNRIDVTLKRIKVNDLVTDISYDAAIDTGNGSGTYTADTAEQYPYINLNIAPSVKLVKKVEKSFNGETKIQEYRYKGVVMNMEGLGLIGFKGVATSSVYGGTVTQPFWTVSLQDPQKRGAVKETYLNSTPDFNSPSTFVSKTINSYTTSLLTNKVFVNLPSQVQQIDNLAGTTINQYYDLYDSYNNPKKTRTVANGGEKTTLMDYEDNPSGTGSQYYVGRPVKKTEIQVLGTDTFSTEDLITYANGLISQTKKKGNNTDYITEDFVYDAFGNNIQKTLSATGVAPRIEKMQYDPTGRFPIKTTDVLGATSLFSYDPNFGMLLSSTNNLNQTASNVYDTWQRKVGERDIYNNVTQYFQEWITTGDFINGIKLRVVNPTGAIKETYTDNWGRTRIEKALSLNDKWIEKRTDYDVLDRPYKVSEPYFSTTSPSKWTVTEYDVYGRVIKNTFPTGKIITSSYNALTATVTDGQQTQSITKDEWGNKIKMSDNGGVINYTYYANGGLKSSNYAGHVINVEQDGWGRKTKMSDPSVGGDYTYFYDGLGQLLTEENPKGKTVYVYDQYGRAIKKDITGDNTDIKIVYNYTAQGLLDSEVGTSNGVNNSYTYQYDNYYRLAQSEENNGVAIFKKNFIYDGFGRVKRETKHTIYGTLSSEVTIENVYASCGMLTGINDANGNVLWKLSSINEKGQIISANFGNGTDIANSYDANYFLRGVRHKNNSGLILSNNYTFEGSTGLLKKRSNDAITNGWQESFEYDNMQRLISWNNPNGVQSQTYDTYGRISNNSEVGDYKYADGNRYRKKGINLNPTGDAYYKVNQLQTISYNAYKNPVSIMQDGDEMAKFTYNIHQTRASSEYNYNSYFTYYAKNKLYSDDNTVEIIENRFPGRAPAQFIRTRIITYIAGDPYSAPVIHVKDFDIYDEYLSEGIHYLHRDYQGTILAISGKDGKAEERRQFDPWGNLTYLEKDGKKIDLKKGAADLFIERGYTGHEHFMQVGLIHMNGRMYDPKLHTFLSVDNYIQDPFNTQNYNRFGYVLNNPLMYMDPSGEIIWALVIAGAIIGAATGAVSYIGQAIQTGDWSWGKFGMSILGGAIQGAIMGAIGVPTGSFGSQMVSAFIGSFMPSFNINLGGGFSFSISPSIALGQGVSAGFNFSISYQNGDFGLSLGYGVTYQTSNAGSGLSGWEYRKSAMLSYDDGKYGLSLGSNWWSGSGEMAELSQKTGVIGLHAGDFKAMYENDGGFGIKTLGLGDRGDSYRTAALNLSVGDFTAGFNLFTGYRDLDYEKSTGMSDAKGKFSRVDGATSFGRKYPRDFVHEVGPKYRLGVLSVGYKNYRVGVNSEHVRHAIQDKAIHGIIQDGGFVNTSWDWKPYFQYQTRNPFTSW is encoded by the coding sequence ATGAGAATCAAAATTTACTTTTTATTAGCTCTACTCTCAGTAGTGGGGCTACTGAATGGGCAGTCTGTAGGACAGACATCGGGTGAGTTATCAGTATCTCCGGGAGGAAGTGCTAATTATACGATACCTATTGCCAATCTCCCCGGGATTAAAAATGTAGCACCAAGTATTTCCTTGACTTACTCCAGCCAGGCAGGAAATGGGGTTGCAGGATGGGGTTGGAATATTGGCGGAATATCATCCATTACCAGAGTGGCTTCTACAAAATTCCATGATGGAGTGATTGACGGGGTGAACTATAACGATACTGACAGATTTGCCTTTGATGGGCAGCGATTGCTTCTGAAGTCCGGTACATATGGTGCAGACGGCGCAGAATATCAGACAGAACAGTATTCTAACGTTAAAATTGTTTCCCACGGAAATATTGCCAACGGACCGGAATATTTTATGGTATATTATCCTGATGGTAAAACCACAAAATATGGAGGTGGAAGTGGCTTTTTGGGATCCAATAGTTATGAATGGAAGATCAATTATATTGAAGATGCCCAGCAAAACAGGATTAAATTTACCTATGACAGCTTTAATAACTATATCTACGTTAAAACAATAGAATATGGTAATAACTCGTCGGTTAATCCAGATAACAGTCCTAATAAAATACAGTTTTATTACAAAGATGCAGCCCGCACAGATCAGGCTTATATTTATGGTGCCCGGGATATCTATTCACACCGAAAACTGGATAGGGTAGAGGTTACGGGAAATGACCAGCTTTTCAGAAAATATCAATTGACTTACGATGTAACTTCATTGAATTATCAAAGACTTGTTGGAGTTCAGCAATATAATGGCAGTGGCGAAGCGGTAAAGCCTGTTACTTTTGAATATGATAATACAGAGAATGGGATCAGCAATAACTCCAAAACGATAACAGGGGTTTCTCCGGCCTATGACAGAAGCAATTGGCAGTATACTTCAGGGTATTTTGATAGTGATAGCTCTCTGGATTTTATGACTTATCCTAATTCCAGAGATCAGCTTTATAGATTCAATTCCAGCCAGTTGATGAATTCCACATCCAATGTGGCAGGTGCTGTGACTAATGTTGAAAAGTTTAAGGAAATTTTTTCAACGAAATTAGTACTGCCTAATAATAAGTTTTACAATCTCGATGCTGTTTCTACCGTTATAACCAGTACTACAACTCCCGTTACGGATGAGGAGGTGATCAAAATAAATAATTATATTCCTAATTCTGCTAATTCCCTTGATCTTTCATTCACCAATTCTTACAGGTTTTATACTGCAATGAATGAAAGATGCAATGTGATTAATGGAAGTAACACCTACTACAACAGGATTCCAAAGGATTATTTGGTTGGGGATTTTGATGGTGACGGGGTTTCTGATATTTTGGCAGTATTGCGGCCTTACACAGTTAATCAAAATTATTACTGTGGTCCGGCCAAAGTAAGTGATACCAACAGACCGCCGCCGGGTTGTTGTAATCAGGGGGTTACAATTAATATTTCCAGTTTTTACCTATTAAAATTGGATCCGAACAATTCTGCTGTTCAAAATCCTCTCATGTTGGGATCCAACAGTGTGATCACAGGAGAGTCCAGAATATATTCGGCAGATTTTGAGGGTGATGGTGTTTCTGACCTGTATGTCTTCAATCCCGGTCAATTATATGTATTCGGAACAAAAAACGGAGCCTTTGTTCAAAAGGCATCATTCTCACATAATCTTATTAAAAAAGATCTGCCATGTTATCTTGCCGACTTTAATGGAGATGGTAAAACAGATGTGGTATTTCCTATAGATAATGCCAATACCAATTGGTTTTTCATTATAAGTTCCGGAGAATCATTTATGGGAAATGTAAGGGATATTGGAACCAATTATTTTAAGCCTCAGATTCAGAATACCTGTTATCCGGGGCCATCAGGATCCAATATTTGCGGGCATATGCTTCAAACGTTCTATTATTCTTTTACAGATATAAATGGAGACGGAAAGGCCGATTTGTTCTACCATGATATTCTGACTCCTCATAATGTGCCAGACTATGGATCTGCTCAAAATGGAGCTTATTTGGCCTATGGGGATAATTATAGTATCAGAGACAGAGGAGGTGTGAAGTACAATATGGGAAGCAATACGAACGGAATGCCTAGCTTTTCAGGTTATATAGACGGCTGGCAAAATAATTACACCTACGGAGGAGCCATTAATAAAGGAACACCTATATTTTTAAGTAATTCTAATATCACAAACCAGAATCTGGATTATGCCTTTTTTGGTGGTGATAAAATAAAATATGTATCATTCAAAAAAGATAACCGTATAGATGTTACCCTAAAGAGAATTAAGGTGAATGATCTGGTAACGGATATTTCATATGATGCGGCTATAGATACGGGAAATGGTTCTGGTACTTATACTGCAGATACTGCTGAGCAGTATCCTTACATTAATCTTAATATTGCTCCATCTGTAAAACTTGTAAAAAAAGTTGAGAAAAGCTTTAATGGAGAAACCAAAATACAGGAATATAGATATAAAGGGGTTGTAATGAACATGGAAGGCTTGGGCCTAATAGGTTTTAAGGGAGTTGCTACATCATCCGTATATGGAGGAACTGTAACACAGCCTTTTTGGACTGTTTCTTTACAGGACCCTCAGAAAAGAGGGGCGGTGAAAGAAACATATCTCAATTCCACTCCGGATTTTAACTCCCCAAGTACCTTTGTTTCTAAAACCATCAACAGCTATACAACTTCGTTACTGACCAATAAGGTTTTTGTGAATCTGCCATCACAGGTACAGCAGATTGATAATTTGGCAGGAACTACCATCAACCAATATTATGATCTTTATGATTCTTATAATAACCCTAAAAAAACAAGAACGGTAGCCAACGGTGGAGAAAAAACAACCTTGATGGATTATGAAGATAACCCATCGGGAACAGGAAGTCAGTATTATGTGGGAAGACCAGTGAAAAAGACCGAAATACAGGTGCTTGGAACTGATACTTTTTCTACGGAAGACCTTATCACATATGCCAACGGTCTTATTAGCCAAACCAAGAAGAAAGGAAACAATACAGATTATATTACCGAAGATTTTGTTTACGATGCATTTGGAAATAATATTCAGAAAACCCTTTCAGCAACAGGGGTGGCTCCAAGAATTGAAAAAATGCAGTATGATCCTACAGGTAGGTTTCCAATTAAAACTACTGATGTTTTGGGGGCTACATCTTTATTCAGTTATGATCCTAATTTTGGGATGTTGCTTTCCAGTACAAATAATTTAAATCAGACAGCTTCAAATGTATATGATACCTGGCAAAGAAAAGTAGGAGAAAGAGATATTTATAATAATGTTACCCAGTATTTCCAAGAGTGGATTACCACAGGAGATTTTATTAACGGAATCAAGTTACGCGTAGTGAATCCTACTGGAGCAATCAAGGAAACCTATACCGATAACTGGGGACGAACACGTATTGAAAAGGCATTATCTCTTAATGACAAATGGATTGAAAAAAGAACAGATTATGATGTTTTAGACAGGCCATATAAGGTGAGCGAACCTTATTTCTCTACAACTTCGCCAAGTAAGTGGACTGTAACGGAGTATGATGTATATGGAAGAGTGATCAAGAATACCTTTCCAACCGGAAAAATTATTACCTCTTCTTATAATGCATTAACGGCAACAGTTACTGATGGGCAACAAACACAATCCATTACTAAGGATGAATGGGGAAATAAAATTAAAATGTCTGATAATGGAGGTGTCATTAATTATACTTATTATGCCAACGGTGGATTGAAGTCATCAAATTATGCGGGACATGTTATAAATGTAGAACAGGATGGATGGGGAAGAAAAACTAAAATGTCCGATCCATCTGTCGGAGGAGATTATACCTATTTTTATGATGGTTTGGGGCAACTTCTGACAGAAGAAAATCCTAAAGGTAAAACAGTATATGTCTATGATCAGTATGGAAGAGCTATCAAAAAAGACATTACAGGCGACAATACAGATATAAAAATAGTTTATAATTACACTGCGCAGGGACTTCTCGATTCTGAAGTAGGAACGTCCAATGGAGTAAATAATTCCTATACCTATCAATATGATAACTATTACCGATTAGCTCAAAGTGAAGAAAATAACGGTGTTGCCATTTTTAAGAAAAACTTTATCTATGATGGTTTTGGAAGAGTAAAAAGAGAAACTAAACATACGATCTATGGCACACTTTCAAGTGAAGTGACGATTGAAAATGTATATGCTTCTTGTGGAATGCTAACAGGAATTAATGATGCGAATGGAAATGTACTCTGGAAATTAAGCAGTATCAATGAAAAAGGACAGATAATTTCTGCCAATTTTGGTAATGGAACAGATATCGCCAATTCCTATGATGCCAATTATTTTTTAAGAGGAGTAAGGCATAAGAACAATTCCGGTTTGATTCTGTCTAATAATTATACATTTGAGGGAAGCACGGGATTATTGAAAAAAAGAAGCAATGATGCAATTACAAACGGTTGGCAGGAAAGCTTCGAGTATGATAATATGCAGCGGTTAATCTCCTGGAACAATCCTAACGGAGTTCAATCGCAAACCTATGATACCTACGGAAGAATAAGTAACAACAGCGAGGTTGGAGATTACAAGTATGCAGACGGTAACAGGTATAGAAAGAAGGGAATAAATTTAAATCCTACAGGTGATGCTTATTATAAGGTAAACCAACTCCAGACTATTTCATATAATGCCTACAAAAATCCTGTAAGTATTATGCAGGATGGTGATGAAATGGCAAAATTCACCTACAATATTCACCAGACAAGAGCATCTTCAGAATATAATTATAACAGTTATTTCACATATTATGCAAAAAACAAACTTTATTCTGATGATAATACCGTTGAAATTATTGAGAATCGTTTCCCAGGAAGAGCTCCTGCTCAATTTATAAGAACAAGGATTATTACTTATATCGCAGGGGATCCTTATTCAGCTCCTGTTATTCATGTCAAAGATTTTGATATATATGATGAATACTTGAGCGAGGGAATTCACTATCTTCATAGAGATTATCAGGGAACTATTTTAGCCATTTCCGGTAAGGATGGGAAAGCTGAAGAAAGAAGACAATTTGATCCTTGGGGAAATTTGACATATCTGGAGAAAGATGGGAAGAAAATAGATTTGAAAAAAGGTGCAGCAGATCTGTTTATCGAAAGAGGATACACAGGACATGAACACTTCATGCAGGTTGGGCTTATTCATATGAATGGAAGAATGTATGATCCTAAACTGCACACTTTCTTATCTGTAGATAATTATATACAGGATCCCTTTAATACACAGAATTATAACAGATTTGGATATGTATTGAATAACCCATTGATGTATATGGATCCTAGTGGCGAAATTATTTGGGCCTTGGTAATTGCAGGCGCAATTATAGGAGCTGCTACCGGTGCCGTAAGCTATATAGGACAAGCCATACAGACAGGAGACTGGAGTTGGGGTAAATTCGGGATGTCTATTTTGGGAGGCGCCATACAAGGTGCCATTATGGGAGCTATAGGAGTCCCCACCGGTTCCTTTGGCAGCCAGATGGTGTCTGCATTTATAGGGTCCTTTATGCCAAGCTTTAATATCAATTTAGGAGGCGGCTTCAGTTTTTCAATATCACCATCCATTGCATTAGGGCAGGGAGTAAGTGCAGGATTTAACTTTAGTATAAGCTATCAAAATGGAGATTTTGGACTTTCCTTAGGATACGGAGTAACCTATCAAACCTCCAATGCGGGAAGTGGTCTTAGTGGCTGGGAATACCGAAAGTCTGCAATGCTTAGTTATGATGATGGTAAATATGGCCTTTCTTTAGGATCTAATTGGTGGAGCGGATCTGGAGAGATGGCTGAATTAAGTCAGAAAACAGGAGTAATAGGACTCCATGCTGGAGATTTTAAAGCAATGTATGAAAATGATGGTGGTTTTGGAATAAAAACATTAGGATTGGGAGATAGAGGAGATAGTTATAGAACTGCTGCTTTAAACTTAAGTGTGGGAGATTTCACAGCTGGCTTCAACTTATTTACAGGCTACAGAGACTTAGATTATGAAAAAAGTACAGGAATGTCAGATGCAAAAGGAAAATTTTCAAGAGTAGATGGTGCTACCTCATTTGGAAGAAAGTACCCTAGAGACTTTGTACATGAAGTAGGTCCTAAATATAGATTAGGAGTTCTGTCTGTAGGATATAAAAATTATAGAGTAGGAGTGAATAGTGAACATGTAAGACATGCAATACAAGATAAGGCAATACATGGAATCATACAAGATGGTGGATTTGTAAATACATCCTGGGACTGGAAACCCTATTTTCAATATCAAACTAGAAACCCTTTCACGTCATGGTAA
- a CDS encoding T9SS type A sorting domain-containing protein, with translation MRKNLLLILFLLISIEGIKSQSLSFEYDSGGNQIVRRYCALCLIADKNALVDEQLGKKEFPPPEYQVKIYPNPTKDKATLVWSPEFGAMIQKVEYIAYNFTQYRELTFDKRENKVVLDLSDKPIGMYVVVFHLNTGEKLTYKILKQ, from the coding sequence ATGAGAAAAAATTTACTGCTAATTCTTTTCTTATTGATTTCAATAGAGGGAATTAAATCACAGTCGCTATCATTTGAGTATGATAGCGGAGGAAATCAAATCGTAAGACGATATTGTGCTTTATGCTTAATTGCAGATAAAAATGCACTCGTCGATGAACAGCTCGGTAAAAAAGAGTTTCCTCCTCCAGAGTATCAGGTTAAAATTTACCCGAACCCAACGAAAGACAAGGCGACCCTTGTGTGGTCTCCTGAATTTGGTGCTATGATCCAAAAAGTGGAATATATAGCCTACAACTTTACCCAGTACCGGGAGCTTACCTTTGATAAAAGAGAAAATAAAGTGGTATTGGACCTTTCGGATAAGCCGATAGGAATGTATGTGGTTGTTTTCCATTTGAATACCGGAGAAAAGCTGACCTACAAGATTTTAAAACAATAA
- the ppk1 gene encoding polyphosphate kinase 1 has product MSLHFNPRDITWLAFNERVLQEAMDEKVPLHLRIRFLGIFSNNLDEFFRVRVAGLKRAMDFKEKVIAESFYQPPSKILQRINEIVMRQQLNFDKTWKNIQAEMADHKVSIKNSKNLTANQKEFVRRYFDEVVESNVIPILLHENTPMPYLRDKSLYLGVAMRKKDWQYSSNYAIIEIPSRFVGRFVLLPTEDPEEKNVMLLEDVITFNLPHIFSYFGYDEFAANAFKVTKDAELDLDNDIRTNFAEKIEKGLKNRRKGKPTRFVFDKDMDKALLELLIRKLNLTKKDSIIPGGKIHNFKHFMDFPDVFETYARPVERTSFTHQAFEHGERVTDVILKEDVLLTFPYHKYNPVIDLLREAAMDPDVKSIQITAYRLASSSKIINALIYAARNGKEVTVMLELQARFDEESNLEWKDMLEPEGITVLVGLPNKKVHAKLCVIKKRAHNKTIQYGFVSTGNFNEKTARIYGDHLLLTADRGIMADINKVFNVLKKPKDDYLPVLKTCKNLLVCPQFMREKIVHHIDKEIEEAKVGRKAEIIVKANSLSDRLLIEKLYDAAKAGVIVRLIVRGIYCVINQRDFKEKIKGISIVDEYLEHARVMYFYNKGAEDMYISSADWMTRNLDYRIEAAAKITDKNLKKELKDILDIQLRDNVKARILDKKLSNEYVRNDKKECRSQIETYKYLKAKTSKK; this is encoded by the coding sequence ATGTCATTACACTTTAATCCACGAGATATTACATGGCTTGCTTTTAACGAAAGGGTTTTACAGGAAGCCATGGACGAAAAGGTTCCTTTGCATTTAAGAATACGTTTTCTTGGAATTTTCTCCAATAATCTGGATGAGTTTTTCAGAGTGCGTGTTGCCGGATTAAAGCGTGCCATGGATTTTAAGGAAAAAGTCATTGCAGAGTCTTTTTACCAGCCTCCTTCCAAGATTCTTCAAAGGATCAACGAAATTGTAATGAGGCAGCAGCTGAACTTCGACAAAACCTGGAAAAACATCCAGGCTGAAATGGCTGACCATAAAGTTTCCATCAAAAATTCTAAAAACCTAACCGCAAATCAAAAGGAATTTGTAAGAAGATATTTCGATGAGGTGGTAGAATCCAATGTGATTCCTATTCTTCTTCACGAAAATACCCCAATGCCCTACCTGAGAGATAAAAGTCTCTATCTGGGGGTTGCTATGAGAAAAAAAGACTGGCAGTATTCCAGTAACTACGCCATTATTGAAATTCCGTCACGTTTTGTAGGAAGATTTGTCTTGCTGCCTACTGAAGATCCGGAAGAAAAAAATGTAATGCTTCTGGAAGATGTAATTACATTCAACCTCCCCCATATTTTCTCTTATTTCGGGTATGATGAATTTGCAGCAAATGCATTTAAAGTTACTAAAGATGCTGAGTTGGATCTGGATAATGACATCCGTACCAACTTTGCAGAAAAAATAGAAAAAGGACTCAAAAACCGAAGAAAAGGAAAACCTACCCGATTCGTTTTTGACAAGGACATGGATAAAGCCTTACTGGAGCTCCTTATCCGAAAATTGAATTTAACCAAAAAAGACAGTATTATTCCGGGAGGAAAAATTCATAATTTCAAACATTTCATGGACTTCCCTGATGTTTTTGAAACCTATGCAAGACCTGTGGAAAGAACTTCTTTTACCCATCAGGCATTTGAACATGGTGAAAGAGTAACGGACGTTATTTTAAAGGAGGATGTATTGCTTACATTTCCTTATCATAAATACAATCCGGTTATTGATCTTCTTCGTGAAGCGGCCATGGATCCGGATGTAAAATCCATACAAATCACAGCTTATCGTCTGGCGAGCAGTTCAAAGATCATCAATGCATTGATCTATGCCGCAAGAAACGGTAAGGAAGTTACTGTAATGCTTGAGCTTCAGGCAAGATTTGATGAAGAATCCAATCTGGAATGGAAAGATATGCTGGAACCGGAGGGAATTACAGTTCTTGTAGGCCTTCCCAACAAAAAAGTTCATGCCAAGCTTTGTGTTATCAAGAAAAGAGCCCATAACAAAACAATTCAATATGGGTTTGTGAGTACCGGAAACTTTAATGAAAAAACGGCCAGAATCTATGGTGACCACTTGCTTCTTACTGCAGATCGTGGTATCATGGCCGATATTAATAAGGTATTCAATGTACTGAAAAAGCCAAAGGATGATTACCTTCCGGTATTAAAAACTTGTAAAAATTTACTGGTTTGTCCGCAGTTTATGCGTGAGAAGATCGTTCATCACATTGATAAGGAAATTGAAGAGGCTAAAGTGGGAAGAAAAGCCGAAATTATCGTCAAGGCCAATTCTTTAAGTGACAGACTCTTGATTGAAAAACTATACGATGCAGCAAAAGCCGGAGTGATTGTAAGATTAATTGTACGAGGAATTTACTGCGTTATTAACCAAAGAGATTTTAAGGAAAAAATTAAAGGTATAAGTATCGTAGATGAATATCTGGAACACGCCAGAGTAATGTATTTCTACAATAAAGGAGCAGAAGATATGTATATTTCCTCTGCTGACTGGATGACCAGAAACCTTGATTACAGAATTGAAGCTGCCGCCAAGATCACAGATAAAAATCTTAAAAAGGAACTAAAGGATATTCTTGACATCCAGCTTAGGGATAATGTAAAAGCAAGAATACTAGACAAAAAACTAAGCAACGAGTATGTAAGAAACGACAAAAAGGAATGTCGTTCACAAATAGAAACCTATAAATATTTAAAGGCTAAAACGAGCAAAAAATGA